From one Peptoniphilaceae bacterium AMB_02 genomic stretch:
- a CDS encoding haloacid dehalogenase-like hydrolase: protein MKRLFDLNPSDIPGIKARDLLNSIKACEGRAFVSEVIAPFPAVLGDISNPELAAAFGADIILLNMFDLEKAFIFGIDAVNPIEAVFNLTGKIVAVNLEPVDDTAELSVERSLVSPGRTAGIENVRKLKNMGCKMIVLTGNPATGVTTGQIAKSISQIKEEFGDEIIVISGKMHNSGVATETGSSLIDIPSIDMLIDAGSDIVLLPAPGTIPGYSLARVSDLISHVHSRGKLVMTAIGTSQEGSDLQTIRSIAINAKMAGADLHHIGDCGMSPGIASPENIMAYSIAIRGKRHTYRVMSRSVNR from the coding sequence ATGAAAAGATTATTTGATTTAAATCCGTCTGATATCCCAGGAATTAAGGCAAGAGATCTATTGAACAGCATAAAAGCATGTGAAGGTAGAGCTTTTGTTTCAGAGGTAATAGCGCCCTTCCCTGCTGTACTTGGTGATATTTCAAATCCCGAACTCGCAGCAGCATTCGGCGCGGATATAATTCTTCTAAATATGTTTGACCTTGAAAAAGCTTTCATCTTCGGAATAGATGCTGTTAATCCGATAGAAGCAGTTTTTAATCTTACAGGCAAAATAGTCGCTGTAAATCTTGAACCTGTTGACGATACTGCAGAGCTTTCAGTTGAGCGTAGTCTGGTAAGTCCCGGTAGGACTGCCGGCATAGAAAATGTAAGAAAACTTAAAAATATGGGTTGTAAAATGATAGTATTGACAGGAAATCCTGCTACAGGAGTAACCACCGGACAAATTGCAAAATCAATTTCCCAAATAAAAGAGGAATTCGGAGATGAAATAATCGTCATTTCCGGTAAGATGCATAATTCCGGAGTTGCAACCGAAACCGGCAGCTCTCTTATAGATATACCGTCTATTGATATGCTCATAGATGCGGGCTCAGATATAGTCTTGCTACCTGCACCCGGTACCATCCCCGGGTACTCATTAGCGAGAGTATCTGACTTAATCAGCCATGTCCACAGTCGTGGCAAACTTGTCATGACTGCTATCGGAACTTCACAAGAAGGATCTGATCTCCAAACGATAAGGTCTATTGCTATAAATGCTAAGATGGCAGGTGCAGATCTCCATCATATAGGCGACTGCGGTATGTCTCCCGGTATTGCAAGTCCCGAGAATATCATGGCATACTCCATAGCCATCAGAGGCAAAAGGCATACCTATAGGGTTATGAGCAGGTCTGTAAATAGATAG
- a CDS encoding NAD(P)H-dependent oxidoreductase translates to MKCVVITGTEVKGCTYNLKEIFLDELKPKSLTEFYLPKDGPDYCTGCKRCFLEDEGSCPHYDKVGPIWNEMIDADLIIFAYPVYVLRAPGHIKSLLDHFGVHWFAHRPKPEMFNKTAVIITQSIGAPNRAAQKDVIISMEWLGVSRIEKIGFGMMEGVKWGEISEKRREKFESELRSFARKFTDISPRPMGIKARLYFQMSKMMQKGVLKKLPHGKKPERDLQYWIDLGWIKAK, encoded by the coding sequence ATGAAATGCGTAGTAATAACCGGAACAGAAGTTAAGGGATGTACATATAATCTAAAAGAAATCTTTTTGGATGAACTAAAGCCAAAAAGTCTCACGGAGTTTTATTTGCCAAAAGACGGACCTGATTATTGTACGGGATGTAAAAGATGTTTTTTAGAAGATGAGGGTAGTTGTCCTCATTATGATAAAGTAGGTCCGATTTGGAATGAAATGATAGATGCCGATCTTATCATATTTGCTTATCCCGTATATGTACTTAGGGCACCCGGACATATTAAATCACTGCTTGACCATTTTGGCGTCCATTGGTTTGCGCACAGACCTAAGCCTGAAATGTTCAATAAAACTGCAGTCATCATTACACAGAGCATAGGAGCTCCTAATAGAGCAGCACAAAAAGATGTCATAATATCCATGGAGTGGCTTGGAGTTTCGAGAATTGAGAAAATTGGCTTTGGTATGATGGAGGGAGTTAAATGGGGTGAAATATCAGAAAAGAGACGAGAAAAATTCGAGTCAGAACTGCGTTCATTTGCTCGGAAATTTACAGATATTTCCCCAAGACCTATGGGTATAAAAGCACGATTATACTTTCAAATGTCTAAAATGATGCAAAAGGGAGTATTAAAGAAACTTCCACATGGGAAGAAACCCGAAAGAGATTTACAGTATTGGATAGACTTAGGTTGGATAAAAGCTAAATAA
- a CDS encoding ABC-F family ATP-binding cassette domain-containing protein, with translation MSILQVTNLSHNYGGREILRDVNFRLLNGEHVGLIGPNGEGKSSFLNIITGKLQPDVGEIKWAKRVRVGYLDQHSYLKEDMTIRDVLKDAFAYLFDIEREIEESYAEMVNVDEDKMNALLEEVGTLQDILEHHDFYLIDAKIDEVSSAMGVDALGLDNPVNGLSGGQRSKVLLCKLLLEKPDILLLDEPTNYLDEEHIEWLRRYLKEYENAFILISHDISFLNSVINLIYHVENMELNRYVGDYDDFLRLHEEKQRQLKAAYNRQQQEISQLKDFVARNKARVATRNMAMSRQKKLDKMDIIELPREKAKPEFRFLTKSAPGKLIFETKDLVIGYDSPLTKPLNLRMERGQRIAVIGENGLGKTTLIKTLLGLIPPISGNIENGQNIDFGYFEQEDSSDGSRTAIDELWDEYPSHTQASIRSMLAKCGLTTENMEVLVRVLSGGERSKLRLCKILNRPTNVLVLDEPTNHLDPKAKEELKRALKEYKGGIFLISHEKDFYEEVSNEIWKMSDFI, from the coding sequence ATGAGTATTTTACAAGTTACAAATTTAAGCCATAACTATGGCGGAAGAGAAATTTTAAGGGATGTTAATTTTCGGCTGCTAAATGGTGAGCATGTGGGTCTCATCGGTCCTAATGGAGAAGGAAAATCATCTTTTTTGAATATAATAACAGGTAAACTTCAGCCCGATGTTGGAGAAATAAAATGGGCGAAGAGAGTTAGAGTCGGGTATTTAGACCAACATTCTTATCTGAAAGAAGATATGACGATTAGGGATGTCTTAAAAGATGCTTTTGCTTATTTGTTTGATATAGAACGTGAAATTGAAGAAAGCTATGCTGAAATGGTCAATGTAGATGAAGATAAAATGAATGCCTTATTGGAAGAGGTCGGTACTCTACAAGATATACTGGAACATCATGACTTTTATCTTATAGATGCGAAAATTGACGAGGTTTCCAGTGCCATGGGAGTAGATGCTTTGGGCTTGGATAATCCCGTTAATGGTCTAAGTGGTGGTCAGAGGTCAAAGGTACTATTATGTAAGCTGCTATTAGAAAAGCCGGACATACTGCTACTTGATGAGCCCACAAATTACTTGGATGAGGAGCATATAGAGTGGCTTAGAAGGTATCTAAAGGAATACGAAAATGCTTTTATACTGATTTCACATGACATCTCATTTTTAAACTCCGTAATCAATTTAATCTACCATGTAGAGAATATGGAACTTAACCGATACGTAGGCGATTACGATGACTTTTTAAGGCTCCATGAAGAAAAACAGAGACAACTAAAGGCTGCATATAATAGACAACAACAGGAAATCAGTCAACTTAAGGATTTCGTTGCACGTAACAAAGCCAGAGTAGCCACCAGAAATATGGCAATGTCTAGACAGAAAAAGCTCGACAAGATGGATATTATAGAACTGCCTAGAGAAAAAGCAAAACCCGAGTTCAGGTTTTTAACCAAATCAGCTCCGGGTAAATTGATTTTTGAAACTAAAGATCTAGTAATAGGATATGATTCACCTCTAACCAAGCCCTTAAATCTTAGGATGGAAAGAGGTCAGCGTATAGCTGTAATTGGAGAGAACGGTCTTGGAAAAACGACTTTGATAAAAACTCTCCTTGGTCTTATCCCACCTATCTCGGGCAATATTGAAAATGGTCAAAATATAGATTTTGGATACTTCGAACAAGAAGATTCTTCAGACGGATCCAGAACTGCCATAGATGAGTTATGGGATGAGTATCCTTCACATACTCAAGCTTCCATCCGATCCATGCTTGCGAAATGTGGTTTAACTACTGAAAACATGGAGGTCCTTGTAAGAGTTTTAAGTGGAGGAGAAAGATCTAAGCTTAGACTTTGTAAGATACTAAACAGACCGACAAATGTTCTCGTACTGGATGAACCAACAAATCATTTAGATCCGAAAGCTAAAGAAGAACTTAAACGTGCTCTAAAGGAGTACAAAGGCGGAATCTTTTTAATCTCTCATGAGAAGGATTTTTACGAAGAAGTCTCCAATGAGATATGGAAAATGAGCGACTTTATATAA
- a CDS encoding ATP-binding cassette domain-containing protein: MIYVNNLGVRFPDRILFDDVNLTFSPGNCYGVIGANGAGKTTFLKILSGEKEATSGDITIAKDSRMSILKQDHFAFDDYTVLDTVIIGNKRLYDIREEKNAIYAKEDFNEADGIRASELEAEFAELNGWEAESEAGILLQGLGIENSLHEKYMRELTGNEKVKILLAQALFGNPDILLLDEPTNDLDIKAVLWLEDFLSTFEGIVIVVSHDRYFLNEVCTHMVDIDFGKINIFTGNYDFWYESSQLALQMAKDRNKAKAEKIKELQAFIAKFSANKSKSKQATSRKKLLDKISLDDIRPSTRKYPFVGFTLSREVGNEILNVENLTKVVDGTVLIDKLNFRVNKNEKIAFIGNELAITALFEILEGYDTDFKGEFKWGQTITHSYFPKDNNEFFENVDLNLIDWLRQYSEEQSQIYLQGFLGKMLFSGDDALKKAKVLSGGERVRMMFSRMMLTPSNALIFDQPTNHLDLESITAVNNGLISFKGNILFTSKDHQFIDTIANRIIEILPDGSTRDKTTGYNEYLEEYYVKQ; the protein is encoded by the coding sequence TTGATATATGTAAATAATTTGGGCGTGCGTTTCCCGGACAGGATACTCTTTGATGATGTCAATTTGACATTCTCACCGGGAAACTGCTATGGAGTAATAGGTGCCAATGGAGCCGGTAAGACAACTTTTTTAAAGATTTTGTCCGGAGAAAAAGAAGCTACCTCAGGTGATATCACTATTGCCAAAGACAGTAGGATGAGCATACTAAAGCAGGATCACTTTGCATTTGACGACTATACCGTCTTAGACACGGTAATAATCGGAAACAAAAGACTATATGATATAAGAGAAGAGAAAAATGCCATCTATGCTAAGGAAGATTTTAATGAAGCCGATGGGATTAGAGCATCGGAACTAGAAGCTGAATTTGCAGAATTAAACGGATGGGAAGCAGAATCAGAAGCGGGCATTCTACTTCAAGGACTCGGAATCGAAAACTCACTTCACGAGAAGTATATGAGAGAACTCACCGGTAACGAAAAGGTCAAAATCCTCCTGGCACAAGCATTATTTGGCAATCCTGATATACTGCTTCTAGACGAGCCTACAAATGATTTGGATATAAAAGCCGTACTCTGGCTAGAGGATTTTTTATCTACTTTTGAAGGGATTGTAATTGTAGTAAGCCATGACCGTTACTTCCTGAACGAAGTTTGTACCCATATGGTGGATATCGACTTTGGCAAAATTAATATTTTTACAGGTAACTACGACTTTTGGTATGAATCAAGTCAGTTAGCTCTTCAGATGGCAAAGGACAGAAATAAAGCAAAGGCAGAAAAGATAAAAGAGCTCCAAGCTTTTATAGCTAAGTTCTCAGCCAATAAGAGCAAGTCAAAACAAGCTACCAGCAGAAAAAAACTACTCGACAAGATAAGCCTTGATGATATCAGACCGTCCACCAGAAAATATCCATTCGTAGGTTTTACACTTAGTAGAGAGGTCGGAAACGAAATACTAAATGTTGAAAACTTGACAAAGGTAGTGGACGGAACGGTCCTTATAGATAAACTCAACTTCAGAGTCAATAAAAACGAAAAGATTGCTTTTATTGGAAACGAATTGGCTATAACCGCCCTATTTGAAATATTGGAAGGTTATGATACTGATTTTAAAGGCGAATTTAAATGGGGACAGACTATTACCCATTCCTATTTCCCTAAAGACAATAACGAATTTTTTGAAAATGTAGACCTGAATCTAATAGACTGGTTGAGACAATACTCCGAAGAACAAAGTCAGATATATCTTCAAGGTTTTCTCGGAAAAATGCTGTTCTCAGGTGATGATGCACTAAAGAAAGCAAAAGTACTATCAGGTGGAGAGAGAGTAAGGATGATGTTTTCCAGAATGATGCTGACTCCTTCAAATGCTCTTATATTTGATCAACCCACAAACCACCTGGATTTAGAGAGTATAACAGCAGTTAATAATGGGCTTATTTCCTTTAAAGGAAATATTCTCTTCACATCCAAAGACCACCAATTTATAGATACTATCGCAAACAGAATAATCGAGATACTTCCCGATGGAAGCACAAGAGATAAAACGACCGGCTATAATGAATATCTGGAAGAGTACTATGTAAAACAATAG
- a CDS encoding copper homeostasis protein CutC, with protein MLIEVCCGSVDDTILAEKLGADRVEFTTSMCLGGLTPSYGMFKRAKELINIPLMVMVRPRESGYYYSDEDIEVMITDAKFFADNGAEGIVFGILNEDGTVNKSACKRIIDVIGEAEAVFHRAFDVVPDPFKAMEDLIELGFKRILTKGQANTLEEGRELLDKLIEASNGRIEFISGGVRTHNLEWIKSELKPSQVHVGAFTNKEDPTIANNPKIAFGSKGKSGEELYQIVDPELLKDIILELRK; from the coding sequence ATGTTAATAGAAGTTTGTTGTGGTAGTGTCGACGATACTATATTGGCTGAAAAACTCGGTGCAGATAGAGTTGAGTTTACTACTTCAATGTGTTTGGGAGGCCTAACTCCATCGTATGGAATGTTTAAAAGAGCTAAAGAACTTATTAATATCCCACTTATGGTAATGGTTAGACCCAGAGAAAGTGGATATTACTATAGTGACGAAGATATAGAAGTCATGATTACAGATGCTAAATTCTTTGCTGACAATGGAGCAGAGGGTATAGTTTTTGGGATATTGAATGAGGATGGAACTGTAAATAAAAGTGCATGTAAGAGAATTATCGATGTAATAGGCGAAGCCGAAGCTGTATTTCATAGAGCTTTCGATGTGGTACCTGATCCCTTTAAAGCCATGGAAGATTTAATAGAACTTGGTTTTAAGAGGATACTGACAAAAGGTCAAGCCAACACCCTGGAAGAAGGTCGGGAATTACTAGATAAATTGATAGAAGCTTCAAACGGCAGGATAGAATTTATTTCAGGTGGAGTCAGAACTCATAATTTGGAATGGATAAAAAGTGAATTAAAGCCGAGTCAAGTTCATGTTGGGGCATTTACCAATAAGGAAGATCCGACCATTGCGAATAATCCTAAGATTGCATTTGGTTCAAAAGGTAAATCGGGAGAAGAATTATATCAAATTGTTGATCCTGAACTACTTAAAGATATCATTTTAGAGCTAAGAAAATAA
- a CDS encoding SDR family oxidoreductase, translating into MSKVNLITGGGGGIGFECAKKFVGEKLYITGRNEEKLSVKCKELRDLGVDANYKVSDISKPEEVEQLFEEITKEGDLGCVLNAAGISGVGVTGEKVFKIDLLGAKKVLDTTLEYATQNTVLILIASIMGYVVPPNEIYDKYLAEPDLEGAYKVLKFYLDDPNQAYNFCKRGNHLMVTKFAMDFGAKGARLLSISPGIIETPMSAAAMEEASEIMNQMLAITPIGRFGKPEEITNTVEFLKGEKASFITGSDILIDGGLLHQMIK; encoded by the coding sequence ATGTCTAAAGTAAATCTAATCACCGGTGGCGGTGGTGGCATAGGTTTTGAATGTGCCAAAAAATTTGTAGGAGAAAAACTATATATAACCGGCAGAAATGAAGAAAAATTAAGTGTAAAATGTAAAGAGCTGAGAGATTTAGGTGTTGATGCAAATTATAAGGTGTCTGATATATCTAAACCTGAGGAAGTAGAACAATTATTTGAAGAAATAACTAAGGAAGGAGATTTAGGTTGTGTTTTAAATGCGGCAGGTATAAGCGGCGTTGGTGTGACGGGAGAGAAGGTATTTAAAATAGATCTTTTAGGAGCTAAAAAAGTATTGGACACCACTCTTGAATATGCAACCCAGAATACGGTGTTGATACTGATAGCCTCAATAATGGGCTATGTCGTACCACCAAATGAAATATATGACAAGTACTTGGCAGAACCAGATTTGGAAGGTGCTTACAAAGTTCTAAAATTCTATCTGGACGATCCTAATCAAGCGTATAATTTCTGTAAAAGAGGTAATCACCTAATGGTTACAAAATTTGCCATGGATTTCGGTGCCAAGGGAGCAAGACTATTGTCTATTTCTCCGGGAATTATAGAAACCCCAATGTCAGCAGCTGCAATGGAAGAAGCTTCTGAAATCATGAACCAAATGCTTGCTATTACTCCTATAGGAAGATTTGGTAAGCCTGAAGAAATTACAAATACAGTAGAATTTTTGAAAGGCGAAAAAGCATCCTTTATTACTGGTTCGGATATATTAATTGATGGTGGATTATTACATCAAATGATAAAATAA
- a CDS encoding cobyric acid synthase, producing the protein MIQGTTSSAGKSTIVTALCRIFVQKGIDVFPFKAQNMSRNYMHTNTGKRISSAQFVQAHAARIEPSELMNPVLLVPETDVGSEVVILGKSYKYMKAREYFEYKSELKEKIKEIYDEISSKHELIVIEGAGSPAEINLNENDFVNTGMAEIADADVLLVTDIDRGGSFASLYGTVMLLKEEDRKRVKGFIINKFRGDKSLLDSGLKMIEELTGIPVIGVIPYTHLEIVDEDSLIEYRKHAHCCFDPVMLEDEIERLAGIVTENMDIDKILKMLEE; encoded by the coding sequence ATGATACAGGGCACCACTTCTTCCGCAGGAAAAAGTACCATAGTTACAGCATTATGTCGAATATTTGTTCAGAAAGGTATTGATGTCTTTCCTTTTAAAGCACAAAATATGAGTAGAAATTATATGCATACAAATACAGGCAAGAGGATTTCCTCTGCCCAATTCGTTCAAGCACATGCTGCTAGAATAGAGCCGTCTGAATTAATGAATCCCGTTTTATTAGTACCGGAAACCGATGTAGGATCCGAAGTGGTAATTCTTGGTAAGAGTTATAAGTACATGAAGGCCAGGGAGTACTTTGAATACAAAAGTGAATTAAAAGAAAAGATAAAAGAAATATATGACGAAATCTCATCAAAGCATGAGTTAATAGTAATCGAAGGCGCAGGTTCTCCTGCAGAGATAAATCTAAATGAAAATGACTTCGTCAACACGGGTATGGCAGAGATTGCAGATGCTGATGTACTGCTTGTCACTGACATTGATAGAGGAGGCAGTTTTGCGTCTCTTTACGGCACGGTAATGCTTCTAAAAGAAGAAGATCGTAAGAGAGTGAAAGGATTTATTATCAACAAATTTAGAGGTGATAAATCACTTCTGGACAGTGGTCTTAAGATGATAGAAGAACTCACAGGTATACCCGTAATTGGAGTAATTCCCTATACTCATCTGGAGATAGTAGATGAAGATTCTCTTATTGAATACAGAAAACATGCTCATTGCTGTTTTGATCCGGTAATGCTGGAAGATGAAATCGAAAGATTGGCGGGAATCGTCACAGAAAATATGGATATAGATAAAATATTAAAAATGTTAGAGGAATAA
- the cbiB gene encoding adenosylcobinamide-phosphate synthase CbiB: MIVYTAIIADWLFGDPVNFPHPVRLMGAIISLEEKIIRRFCKTATALKLGGLFIVALNIAISFFGIHYLIQLFDFNKYLQLVIKIHLAYTTIAAKSLGKEASEVKKEMKISLERGRSRLRYIVGRNTDKLSQAGIIRACVETIAENTSDGVIAPIFYLIFGVPFAFAYKMINTMDSMLGYKNSKYQDLGYFPAKIDDLVNIIPARLTSLLMILSSVFSFDMKTGFKTTMRDHKKHTSPNAGYPESTVAGLLNIQLGGGSFYENIYIEKPYIGDAIRPVRAKDIDDTIRIMYRSEILFMILYAAFLFITKVVIK, translated from the coding sequence ATGATTGTTTACACGGCGATTATTGCCGACTGGTTGTTTGGAGATCCTGTGAATTTTCCACATCCGGTTCGACTAATGGGAGCAATAATATCTCTTGAGGAAAAGATAATAAGAAGATTTTGCAAGACTGCCACAGCTTTAAAGCTGGGCGGTCTATTTATCGTAGCTTTAAATATTGCAATATCCTTCTTTGGGATACACTATCTCATACAGCTTTTCGATTTTAATAAATATCTTCAGCTGGTAATAAAGATTCACCTCGCTTATACAACAATCGCCGCAAAATCTCTAGGTAAAGAAGCGTCAGAAGTAAAAAAAGAAATGAAAATCTCCTTAGAACGTGGAAGAAGCAGACTAAGATATATAGTAGGAAGAAATACCGATAAATTAAGTCAAGCAGGTATTATCAGAGCTTGCGTTGAGACTATAGCGGAAAATACTTCAGATGGAGTTATTGCACCGATATTTTATTTGATTTTCGGAGTACCTTTCGCATTCGCATATAAGATGATAAATACCATGGATTCAATGTTGGGATATAAAAATTCCAAATACCAGGATCTGGGTTATTTCCCTGCCAAAATAGATGATTTGGTTAATATTATCCCAGCCAGACTCACATCACTATTAATGATACTCTCCTCAGTGTTCTCATTCGACATGAAAACCGGATTTAAAACGACAATGAGAGATCATAAAAAACATACCAGTCCAAACGCCGGCTACCCTGAGAGTACTGTTGCAGGACTTTTGAATATCCAACTTGGCGGTGGTTCTTTTTATGAAAATATATATATTGAAAAGCCGTATATTGGAGATGCTATCAGACCTGTCAGAGCTAAGGACATAGACGATACGATCAGGATAATGTATAGATCGGAAATACTGTTTATGATTTTATATGCAGCTTTCTTATTTATTACAAAGGTTGTGATTAAATGA
- a CDS encoding histidinol-phosphate transaminase encodes MIHGADILSYKTDKDLIDFSSNINPLGYPTGLMDFIISEFDNVKSYPDIQYRELRDSLSRYLKTEAKYIVPGNGAMEIIDGVLSKFNRCIIPYPSFIEYELRAKENNCEIEFIAPNPDLSLNVDILKSIIENCSDDGFKNCLIIGNPNNPTGYVLSLEEIKTIHSLCIENEVTLILDEAFFEFTDSNYDTVEYANSMNYKNIIIVRAATKFFGLPGIRLGYGIMNEDNVNFLKHSLNPWSVNSFAESAGRYIFNDRVYIKESVEYIKKEREFLYDQISNLNSFKIFKSRSNYMLLKAMKNDVNELFDFLLQNGILIRLCSTFRGLDNTYIRIAVKSHDDNSYLIKKLKEFYNAK; translated from the coding sequence ATGATTCACGGTGCAGACATATTGAGCTATAAAACTGATAAAGACTTGATTGATTTCAGTAGCAATATTAATCCACTGGGTTATCCTACAGGACTTATGGATTTTATCATCTCTGAATTCGACAATGTTAAATCTTACCCTGATATTCAGTATAGGGAACTTAGAGATTCTCTGTCGAGATACTTGAAAACAGAAGCCAAGTATATAGTCCCCGGTAATGGAGCGATGGAAATCATAGATGGAGTTCTGTCTAAATTCAATAGATGCATCATACCCTATCCCTCCTTTATCGAGTACGAGCTTAGAGCTAAAGAGAATAATTGTGAAATAGAATTTATCGCTCCTAATCCTGACCTATCTTTAAATGTGGATATTTTAAAATCCATAATAGAAAATTGTTCAGATGACGGATTTAAAAACTGTTTGATAATAGGAAACCCTAATAATCCGACAGGTTATGTTTTAAGCTTGGAGGAGATAAAAACCATACACTCCCTATGTATAGAAAATGAAGTTACACTCATCTTAGATGAGGCTTTCTTCGAGTTTACTGATTCTAATTATGACACAGTGGAATATGCGAATAGCATGAATTATAAGAATATCATAATAGTCAGAGCTGCTACCAAGTTCTTCGGACTACCAGGAATCAGACTAGGATACGGAATTATGAATGAAGACAATGTAAACTTCCTTAAACATTCTTTAAACCCATGGAGTGTCAATTCATTTGCCGAATCTGCCGGACGTTATATCTTTAATGACAGAGTATATATAAAAGAAAGCGTGGAATACATAAAAAAAGAGCGTGAATTTTTATATGACCAAATCTCAAATCTAAATTCTTTTAAAATATTTAAAAGCAGATCCAATTATATGCTGTTAAAAGCTATGAAAAATGATGTTAATGAATTATTTGATTTTCTGCTCCAAAATGGTATCCTAATCAGGCTATGCAGCACTTTTAGAGGATTGGACAATACCTACATAAGAATTGCAGTGAAATCTCATGATGATAATTCATATCTAATAAAAAAATTAAAGGAGTTCTACAATGCAAAATAG
- a CDS encoding cysteine-rich small domain-containing protein codes for MQNSFKFFRNTDCMYFPCHKVEDDSEFNCLFCYCPLFLIEDCKGNPKWNYGFKDCSNCLVPHRPSGYDHINNILREEVFSKAVEKEFEKRKNEK; via the coding sequence ATGCAAAATAGTTTTAAGTTTTTTAGAAATACCGACTGTATGTACTTCCCATGTCACAAGGTAGAAGATGATTCTGAATTTAACTGTTTATTTTGTTACTGCCCTCTTTTCTTAATCGAGGACTGTAAAGGAAATCCAAAATGGAATTACGGATTTAAAGACTGTTCAAACTGTCTCGTACCACATAGACCTTCAGGTTATGACCACATAAATAATATACTTAGAGAAGAAGTGTTTAGTAAAGCTGTAGAAAAAGAATTTGAAAAAAGAAAAAACGAAAAATAA
- a CDS encoding glycosyltransferase, with protein sequence MKICYLADASSVHTHKWCEHFTKIGYSTIVVSLGDGKIPNTKVYSLGIEDLTDRSHINKLLNYITKIGRVKRIIKEENPDIIHAHYATSYGLLASLLNLHPYILSVWGSDVYDFPNSGTLQRKMLEWNLKNADILLSTSDAMREETAKYTDKEIGVTPFGVDTGIYKPLDIDPISDFTIGTIKSFYPKYGIEYLIKGYSDFIKETGAENTKLILGGKGPQEDELRALAIELGIEEKVEFLGFLDRDGVVNSFNKMDIAVFPSTLDSESFGVAAVEAGACGTPTIVSNVGGLPEATKPGYSSITVPKKDSRAITEALKKLYNDRELLNQMKINSRQYVLDTYDINKNFALVDEIYKEIYNSKHNQK encoded by the coding sequence ATGAAAATTTGTTATTTAGCTGACGCATCTAGCGTACATACTCATAAGTGGTGTGAACACTTTACTAAAATAGGTTACTCTACCATAGTAGTTTCATTAGGTGATGGTAAAATACCTAACACTAAGGTGTATTCATTAGGGATAGAGGATTTAACAGACAGAAGCCATATAAACAAGCTGTTAAATTATATAACTAAAATAGGTAGAGTTAAGCGTATAATAAAAGAGGAAAATCCGGATATAATTCACGCTCATTATGCTACGAGCTACGGATTACTTGCTTCTCTATTAAATTTGCATCCTTATATCCTTTCAGTTTGGGGATCTGATGTTTATGATTTTCCTAATTCAGGCACCCTTCAAAGAAAAATGCTGGAATGGAATCTTAAGAATGCAGACATCCTACTTTCAACTTCTGATGCAATGCGAGAAGAAACTGCAAAATATACAGATAAAGAGATAGGCGTAACGCCATTCGGAGTAGACACAGGTATCTATAAACCACTGGACATAGATCCTATTTCGGACTTTACTATTGGTACAATAAAATCATTTTATCCAAAGTACGGAATCGAGTATTTAATAAAAGGTTATAGCGATTTTATTAAGGAAACAGGTGCTGAAAATACGAAACTAATTCTGGGAGGAAAAGGGCCACAAGAAGATGAATTGAGGGCACTTGCTATAGAACTTGGCATTGAAGAAAAAGTAGAGTTCTTAGGATTCCTGGACAGAGATGGGGTTGTTAATTCGTTTAACAAGATGGATATTGCAGTATTTCCATCAACACTTGATAGCGAGAGTTTTGGAGTTGCAGCAGTAGAAGCAGGAGCTTGCGGAACACCAACCATAGTTTCAAATGTCGGTGGACTTCCTGAAGCAACTAAGCCGGGTTACTCCAGCATAACAGTTCCTAAAAAAGACAGTAGAGCTATTACCGAAGCATTAAAGAAATTGTATAATGATAGAGAACTATTAAATCAGATGAAAATAAACTCCAGACAATACGTGCTGGACACCTATGACATAAACAAAAACTTCGCATTAGTAGATGAAATATATAAGGAAATCTACAATTCCAAGCATAATCAAAAGTAA